Sequence from the Lysobacter solisilvae genome:
CGGCGAATCCGCTGCCGCCCGGCTTGACCAGGATCTCCGGCCGGCTGAGGGCCACGGCCAGATCCACCGTGGCGGTCAGCGGCGCGTCGAGATAGCGGGCCCGCACGTGCGCCTGCAGCGGCTGGTCCGCACGCAGTCGCGGAGTGTCGATATCGATATCGGCCAGGCGCCACGGCGGTCCGACGAGCTCGCCTGCGCGGATGCGGATGCCATCGGTGAAGGTCGGCAGGCGCGGCGCCGAAGGCGGGCGGCTGTCGAGCCAGCGCTGCAGGGCCGGCAGGTCGATGCGGGGCGCATCCAGTTCCAGCCGGCTGGCGGTGAGATCCCCGCCAGCGGCGCGCAGCGTCGACCAGGGCAGCGAGACCAGGATGCGGCGCGCGCGCAGCACCGGTGTCTTCGCGTCGGGCTGGCGTGCCTGGACATCGCGCAGCACCAGTACCGGGGTGCCGCGCAAGGTGTACTCGGTCGTGCCGTGGGCGGTGATCTCCAGGCCAAGTGCGTTTCCCGCGCGATCGAGCAGGATGCCCGCCACCTGCCTGGGCTGTGCCAGCCAGGCCAGCGCCGCGGCCAGCACGAGCAGCACCAGGGCCGCGGCGACGAGTAGGCGGGAGCGGCGGCTCATCCGGTGGGTCAGTTGCCCAGCGACTCGGGGAGCAGCGCGTCCACGAAGGACTGCGCGTCGAACACGCGCAGGTCCTCCGGACGTTCGCCGATGCCGGCGTACCGGATCGGAATACCGAACTCGCGCGCCAGCGCGAACACGACCCCGCCCTTGGCGGTGCCGTCGAGCTTGGTCACCACCAGGCCGGTGACGCCCACGGCGGCGTGGAACTGGCGCAGCTGCGAGAGCGCGTTCTGGCCGGTGGTGCCGTCGATGACCATCAACACTTCATGCGGCGCGCCGGGGTCGAGCTTCTGCAGGACGCGCTTGATCTTGCCCAGTTCGGCCATCAGACCCTGCTGCGTGTGCAGGCGCCCGGCGGTGTCGGCGATCAGCACCTGCGTGCCGCGGGCCTTGGCGGCCTGCAGGGCGTCGAAGGCGACCGAGGCCGCGTCGGCGTTCTGCCCCTGCGCCACCACGGGCACGCCGTTGCGCTCGCCCCAGGCCTGCAGCTGCGCGACGGCGGCGGCGCGGAAGGTGTCGCCGGCGGCGAGCATCAGCGGACGGCCCTCGTCCTTGAAACGCTTGGCGAGCTTGCCGATGGTGGTGGTCTTGCCGACGCCGTTCACACCCACGGTGAGCAGGACGAACGGCCCGGCCTTCGGGTCGATCTCCAGCGGGACCGCCACCGGCGCCAGGATCGCCAGCAGATCCTGGCGCAAGGCGCGCAGCAGTCCGCCCGCATCGGCAAACTCGCGCGCCTTCATGCGCTTGCGCAGGTCCTGGATGAGCTGGGTGGTGGCCGTGACGCCGACGTCGGCAGTGATCAGCGCGGTCTCGATCTCGTCGAGCAGATCGTCGTCCAGGCGCGGATTGCGCGAGAACAGCCCGCCCAGGGTGCGTGCGAACGCGCTGCCGCGCAGACGGTCTCGCCAGCCCTTCTTGCCCGGCGCGGCTGCCTCGCCGGCTGGTGCGGATGCCGGCTCGGCGAAAGCTCCGGGGCCGGGTTCGGCCATGGCAGGCTCGGAAACGGCGGGTTCGGGAACGGCGGGTTCGGAAACGGCGGGTTCGGGAACGGCGGGTTCGGAAACGACGGGTTCGACCGCTGCGCGGGCATCGACGTCCATCGCCGCGGCGATGATTTCGGCAGGCAGCGGTTCGTCCGGAGCCGACGCTGGCGCCGCGACCGCGGCGTCGGCTTGCGGCGCCGGCGCATGCTGGACGGAAACGTCGTGGAC
This genomic interval carries:
- the ftsY gene encoding signal recognition particle-docking protein FtsY, giving the protein MLGFFRRKKPETPPAVPATDAPPAAGATGGPDAPAPDASVHDVSVQHAPAPQADAAVAAPASAPDEPLPAEIIAAAMDVDARAAVEPVVSEPAVPEPAVSEPAVPEPAVSEPAMAEPGPGAFAEPASAPAGEAAAPGKKGWRDRLRGSAFARTLGGLFSRNPRLDDDLLDEIETALITADVGVTATTQLIQDLRKRMKAREFADAGGLLRALRQDLLAILAPVAVPLEIDPKAGPFVLLTVGVNGVGKTTTIGKLAKRFKDEGRPLMLAAGDTFRAAAVAQLQAWGERNGVPVVAQGQNADAASVAFDALQAAKARGTQVLIADTAGRLHTQQGLMAELGKIKRVLQKLDPGAPHEVLMVIDGTTGQNALSQLRQFHAAVGVTGLVVTKLDGTAKGGVVFALAREFGIPIRYAGIGERPEDLRVFDAQSFVDALLPESLGN